Proteins from one Silene latifolia isolate original U9 population unplaced genomic scaffold, ASM4854445v1 scaffold_845, whole genome shotgun sequence genomic window:
- the LOC141640487 gene encoding uncharacterized protein LOC141640487: MEGGMISVDRWSKGSSAYFLTHLHSDHTRGLSSTWRNGPLYCSRTTAKLFPLKFPDFDLSLLRVVDIGSWLKLSLSSSVHVMPIHALHCPGAVMFLFRGDFGHVLYTGDFRWEINGVQSENARNMLFNALNGQILDVLYLDNTYCNPAYCFPTRNVAAQQVIDIITSYPDHDIIIGIDSLGKEDLLISIAESLNIKIWVWPERLQTMHLLGLPDIFTTRTCLTRVRAVPRYSFSIDTLEALNKRKPTIGIMPSGLPWLVKSFAGEKQSSASSCLTVDSTSRRKALRDGTRVDLNMKSVEKVHQYVYSVPYSEHSCFPEIKHFYSLLQPSHVKGIVTVSAWYVDPVYYLGHLLKTNLANEMNSLNLETHGEVESKLKMKNKNFKTTGKKYRSSDKFTSGVQVHRVNLQRKTRGIRITECDDFDFPAGKT; encoded by the exons ATGGAAGGAGGGATGATATCAGTAGACAGATGGTCAAAAGGAAGTTCAGCTTACTTTTTAACACACCTTCACTCCGATCACACTCGCGGACTATCTTCTACCTGGCGCAACGGACCTCTCTACTGTTCTCGCACCACCGCAAAACTCTTCCCTCTCAAATTCCCCGATTTCGACCTTTCTTTACTCCGTGTCGTCGATATCGGTTCCTGGCTTAAACTCTCGCTCTCTTCCTCTGTCCATGTCATGCCTATTCACGCTCTCCACTGTCCtg GTGCTGTTATGTTCTTGTTTAGAGGTGATTTTGGACATGTGCTTTATACTGGTGATTTCCGTTGGGAAATTAATGGAGTACAGTCTGAAAATGCAAGGAATATGCTTTTTAATGCTCTCAACGGTCAAATTCTCGATGTTTTGTATCTCGATAACACTTACTGTAATCCTGCTTACTGTTTTCCTACTCGCAATGTTGCTGCGCAACAG GTTATTGACATCATTACGTCTTATCCAGACCACGACATCATTATTGGAATTGACTCTCTTGGCAAAGAAGATCTCCTGATTTCGATTGCTGAATCCCTAAATATTAAG ATATGGGTGTGGCCAGAAAGGTTGCAGACGATGCATCTTCTTGGCCTACCTGATATCTTTACAACTCGGACTTGCCTGACAAGAGTGAGAGCTGTTCCTCGTTACAGTTTTAGCATCGACACTTTAGAGGCATTAAACAAAAGAAAGCCAACTATAGGGATTATGCCTTCAGGTCTTCCATGGCTTGTAAAATCCTTTGCCGGAGAAAAACAATCTTCTGCATCATCATGTCTTACAGTTGACTCTACCAGCAGAAGGAAGGCTCTGAGAGATGGGACACGTGTTGACCTTAATATGAAGTCTGTTGAGAAGGTACATCAGTATGTGTACTCAGTTCCGTATTCTGAACACTCGTGTTTTCCTGAGATTAAACATTTTTACAGTCTTCTTCAACCGTCACATGTTAAAGGCATTGTGACAGTATCAGCATGGTATGTTGATCCTGTTTACTATCTCGGCCACCTGTTGAAGACAAACCTTGCAAATGAAATGAACAGCCTGAATCTCGAAACTCATGGGGAAGTGGAATCAAAGCTGAAGATGAAAAACAAGAACTTCAAAACTACTGGAAAGAAATACAGATCTTCTGATAAGTTTACTTCTGGAGTTCAGGTTCACAGGGTCAATTTGCAGAGGAAAACTCGCGGTATCAGAATTACAGAATGCGATGATTTTGATTTTCCAGCTGGTAAAACCTGA